The Gemmata palustris genome includes a region encoding these proteins:
- a CDS encoding GTPase, with the protein MAVNLPPHYHDADARYKKAQTPEDKLVALKEMWVLLPKHKASEKVQAELKTKISELTDQIEQAKQGPKKAAPGTFKFPRQGAGQVVLLGPPNAGKSQLLTKLTKATPAVAPYPFTTREPAPGMMDYEDVRVQLIDLPPITADHYETFVTDITRAADAALLFLDLADDDGPAATRAAIDRLKLARRELVPPGSPPIDDPTVYAIPAMLVANKSDDEAADIRLEIAREEFGTQFPLFVVSSERGDGLEELRKAIYGALGVMRIYTKQPGKPADMTSPFTPPIGATVAELAGKVHRDLEDTVKSARVWGTAVHDGQTVGRDHVLHDKDVVELHT; encoded by the coding sequence ATGGCAGTCAACTTGCCGCCGCACTATCACGACGCCGACGCTCGGTACAAGAAGGCTCAAACGCCCGAAGACAAACTCGTCGCGCTCAAAGAGATGTGGGTGCTCCTGCCCAAACACAAGGCGAGCGAGAAGGTTCAGGCCGAACTCAAGACCAAGATTTCCGAACTCACGGACCAGATCGAGCAGGCCAAGCAGGGGCCGAAAAAGGCCGCGCCGGGCACGTTCAAGTTCCCGCGCCAGGGGGCGGGGCAGGTGGTGTTGCTCGGTCCGCCGAACGCGGGTAAGTCGCAGTTGCTCACGAAGCTCACGAAGGCGACGCCGGCGGTCGCACCGTACCCGTTCACGACGCGCGAACCGGCGCCGGGGATGATGGACTACGAGGACGTCCGCGTGCAGTTGATCGACCTGCCGCCGATCACCGCGGACCACTACGAGACCTTCGTCACGGACATCACCCGCGCCGCGGACGCCGCACTGTTGTTCCTCGACCTCGCGGACGACGACGGCCCGGCCGCGACTCGTGCAGCCATCGATCGACTAAAACTTGCGCGCCGGGAACTCGTGCCGCCGGGAAGTCCGCCCATCGACGACCCCACCGTGTACGCGATTCCCGCGATGCTCGTAGCAAACAAGAGTGATGACGAGGCCGCCGACATTCGGTTGGAGATCGCACGCGAGGAGTTCGGCACGCAGTTCCCTCTGTTCGTCGTCTCGAGCGAGCGCGGCGACGGTTTGGAGGAACTCCGCAAGGCGATTTACGGCGCCCTCGGCGTGATGCGGATCTACACGAAGCAACCGGGTAAGCCGGCGGACATGACCAGCCCGTTCACGCCGCCGATCGGCGCAACGGTCGCGGAACTGGCGGGCAAGGTCCACCGCGACCTCGAAGACACGGTGAAGTCGGCCCGCGTGTGGGGCACCGCGGTCCACGACGGCCAGACCGTCGGCCGCGACCACGTGCTGCACGACAAGGACGTGGTTGAGTTACACACGTAA
- a CDS encoding PSP1 domain-containing protein, translating into MTPTTAPPTPYLVRHGSMRFIGAFTAPDNAIVRRADVAILRTERGLESGEVLCPATPQALAAIPEPTHGELVRVATVEDRAKIANIALQQKQQYETGTKLVNQHRLAMQIVDVEYIFGGERLVFYFLAEGRVDFRELVKSMAREFHTRIELRQIGVRDEAKLLADYGDCGKPVCCNTHMVVMPPVSMRMAKLQKSTLDPTKISGRCGRLKCCLRFEQDVYEEFQKELPPIGVRVVTAKGQGKVLAHEILARRLLIEFEDGRRLPVAADEVLTRL; encoded by the coding sequence ATGACTCCAACCACTGCACCGCCGACGCCCTACCTCGTCCGGCACGGGTCGATGCGGTTCATCGGCGCGTTCACCGCGCCCGATAACGCGATCGTGCGCCGCGCGGACGTGGCCATTCTGCGCACCGAGCGCGGGCTGGAGAGCGGCGAAGTGTTGTGCCCGGCCACGCCGCAAGCCCTCGCCGCGATCCCGGAGCCGACGCACGGGGAACTCGTCCGTGTGGCCACGGTCGAGGACCGGGCGAAGATCGCGAACATTGCGCTCCAACAGAAGCAGCAGTACGAGACCGGCACCAAGCTCGTGAACCAGCACCGGCTCGCGATGCAGATCGTGGACGTGGAGTACATCTTCGGCGGCGAGCGGCTCGTGTTCTACTTCCTCGCCGAGGGGCGGGTGGACTTCCGCGAACTCGTGAAGAGCATGGCCCGCGAGTTCCACACCCGCATCGAGCTGCGTCAAATCGGGGTGCGCGACGAAGCGAAGTTGCTCGCGGACTACGGCGATTGCGGTAAGCCGGTGTGCTGCAACACGCACATGGTGGTGATGCCGCCGGTCAGCATGCGGATGGCGAAACTGCAGAAGTCCACGCTCGACCCGACGAAGATTTCCGGGCGCTGCGGGCGGCTAAAGTGCTGCCTCCGGTTCGAGCAGGACGTTTACGAAGAGTTCCAGAAGGAGCTGCCGCCGATCGGCGTGCGCGTGGTCACCGCGAAGGGACAGGGGAAGGTGCTGGCGCACGAGATCCTCGCGCGCCGGCTGCTCATCGAGTTCGAGGACGGGCGCCGGCTCCCCGTTGCCGCCGACGAGGTGCTGACAAGGTTGTAA
- a CDS encoding Minf_1886 family protein: MDPRILDLCREDPRFAYEAYEFVCDAVTFTQDRLGRAAVEHDEESDDRHVSGSELLNGTCALALREFGMMAQVVFKQWGIKTTDHVGEIVFKLIKVQRLSKSDRDDPDDFHDLFDISQTLRDGFEITLGDVAKRGDR, from the coding sequence GTGGACCCTCGGATTCTTGACCTGTGCCGCGAAGACCCGCGGTTCGCTTACGAAGCCTACGAGTTCGTCTGCGACGCGGTCACGTTCACCCAGGACCGTCTCGGCCGCGCCGCGGTGGAGCACGACGAGGAGAGCGACGACCGGCACGTGAGCGGCTCGGAACTGCTCAACGGCACGTGCGCGCTCGCGCTCCGCGAGTTCGGCATGATGGCCCAGGTCGTGTTCAAGCAGTGGGGCATCAAGACCACCGACCACGTCGGCGAGATCGTGTTCAAGCTCATCAAAGTGCAGCGCCTGAGCAAGTCCGACCGCGACGACCCGGACGATTTCCACGACCTGTTCGACATCTCCCAAACGCTCCGCGACGGGTTCGAGATCACGCTCGGTGACGTGGCCAAGCGCGGGGACCGGTGA
- a CDS encoding CPBP family glutamic-type intramembrane protease, with product MKSYLLATRHPWVCFLFLVPLLVAYEGGLFWLGGDQAARFRNGADAWFRWALEVFGAGHVLIAPAIVLGVMLVWSWWRWADRPEDPVTAWFGMAFESVLFAVVLWQFSRNFGPIIDGLGIKLQITVRTAPPTQILTFIGAGIYEEVLFRLGLFGGLVLVLRTIGIPGLVVVPAAACAAALAFAAAHHIGPYGEPMRADYFVFRTTAGLYFTVLFVARGFGIAVGAHAGYDVLVGVVVA from the coding sequence ATGAAGTCTTACCTCTTGGCCACGCGCCACCCGTGGGTGTGCTTCCTGTTCCTGGTGCCGCTCCTCGTGGCCTACGAGGGCGGGCTGTTCTGGCTCGGCGGGGACCAGGCCGCGCGGTTCCGTAACGGCGCGGACGCCTGGTTCCGCTGGGCGCTCGAAGTGTTCGGCGCGGGCCACGTCTTGATCGCGCCGGCCATCGTTCTCGGCGTGATGCTCGTGTGGAGCTGGTGGCGCTGGGCCGACCGCCCCGAAGACCCGGTGACCGCGTGGTTCGGGATGGCGTTCGAGAGCGTACTGTTCGCGGTCGTGTTGTGGCAATTCAGCCGGAACTTCGGGCCGATCATTGACGGCCTCGGAATCAAACTCCAAATCACGGTCCGCACCGCCCCACCGACCCAGATCCTCACGTTCATCGGCGCGGGCATTTACGAAGAAGTGCTGTTCCGGCTCGGCTTGTTCGGCGGGCTGGTGCTCGTGCTGCGCACCATCGGCATCCCGGGACTCGTTGTGGTTCCGGCGGCCGCGTGTGCGGCGGCCCTGGCGTTCGCCGCGGCCCACCACATCGGCCCCTACGGGGAACCGATGCGGGCGGACTACTTCGTGTTCCGAACCACCGCCGGGCTGTACTTCACCGTCTTGTTCGTGGCACGCGGGTTCGGGATCGCGGTCGGCGCGCACGCGGGGTACGACGTGCTCGTGGGCGTAGTGGTAGCGTGA
- a CDS encoding HD-GYP domain-containing protein, with protein MSDTRGLLDRISAFRQRLDATPQLIPDALLVDPGDHIGIVSEAETFRLSLKRIAGGDPEVTEKPRPQPQFTERAQRLLARAKELLDRQRKFTEDPLFAAYAGGTEPDALVDYHRETVGVLDSSVRLAQAFPDSAGAQLKMCEGLTGLLAVVQDRLSIQERVLAERRRDSDRIDRLAGFFAALHCNLPTTLEAVAALAEEVLEDARLAKPIRFVSAPVDSAHAPGGAVAFPVPARFVAAHALNVAQVVARIVPFDYEWAARPLAPVVAALLMDCGMVTVPSALLAKTDPLTPDDRRVLEAHPKLGAELLLWRFPNLAGPLAAAIATHHERADGTGYPGGLHGSQVPPLGRLLRVADVYAALSENRPHRPAADPRAALTEVLLMAEQRQIDRDFAEYLLNLSYYPVNTVVELTDGRTGVVVANHANRLDPRAPGRPVVAVLTDAEGAMLPRAEHLDLSAADHGSIVKAVPAARRRELLGSRYPDLV; from the coding sequence GTGAGCGATACGCGAGGTCTGCTCGATCGAATTTCCGCGTTCCGGCAACGGCTCGACGCGACGCCGCAACTCATCCCGGACGCGCTCCTAGTCGACCCGGGGGACCACATCGGGATCGTGTCCGAGGCGGAGACGTTCCGCTTGTCCCTCAAGCGGATCGCGGGCGGCGACCCCGAAGTCACCGAAAAGCCGCGGCCGCAACCACAATTCACGGAACGCGCCCAGCGGCTCCTCGCGCGGGCGAAAGAGCTCCTCGACCGCCAGCGCAAGTTCACGGAAGACCCGCTGTTCGCCGCGTATGCCGGTGGGACCGAGCCGGACGCGCTGGTGGACTACCACCGGGAAACGGTGGGCGTGCTCGATTCGAGCGTGCGGCTCGCGCAGGCGTTCCCGGACTCGGCCGGCGCGCAACTGAAGATGTGCGAGGGGCTGACCGGGTTGCTCGCGGTCGTCCAGGACCGCTTATCGATTCAGGAGCGTGTCCTCGCCGAGCGCCGACGGGATTCCGACCGCATCGACCGGCTCGCGGGCTTCTTCGCCGCGCTCCACTGCAACCTCCCGACTACTCTGGAGGCGGTCGCGGCGCTCGCGGAAGAGGTGCTCGAGGACGCCCGGCTCGCGAAGCCGATCCGGTTCGTGTCCGCGCCGGTCGATTCGGCCCACGCGCCCGGCGGCGCGGTCGCGTTCCCGGTGCCGGCCCGGTTCGTCGCGGCCCACGCGCTCAACGTCGCGCAGGTCGTGGCGCGGATCGTGCCGTTCGACTACGAGTGGGCCGCGCGCCCGCTCGCGCCGGTGGTCGCCGCGCTCCTCATGGACTGCGGAATGGTGACCGTGCCCTCCGCGCTGCTCGCGAAGACGGACCCGCTCACGCCCGACGATCGCCGGGTTCTGGAAGCGCACCCGAAACTCGGTGCGGAACTGCTCCTCTGGCGGTTCCCGAACCTCGCCGGCCCGCTCGCCGCGGCCATCGCCACGCACCACGAGCGCGCGGACGGGACCGGGTACCCGGGCGGGCTGCACGGGTCGCAGGTGCCCCCGCTCGGGCGCCTGCTCCGTGTCGCAGACGTGTACGCGGCGCTCAGCGAGAACCGCCCGCACCGCCCGGCGGCCGACCCGCGCGCCGCGCTGACCGAAGTGCTCCTGATGGCCGAACAGCGGCAGATCGACCGCGACTTCGCCGAGTACCTGCTGAACCTGTCGTACTACCCGGTGAACACCGTGGTCGAGCTCACCGACGGGCGGACCGGGGTCGTCGTCGCGAACCACGCCAACCGACTCGACCCGCGCGCGCCGGGGCGCCCGGTCGTCGCGGTTCTAACGGACGCAGAGGGGGCGATGCTGCCCCGCGCCGAGCACCTGGACTTGTCGGCCGCGGACCACGGCAGCATCGTGAAAGCAGTCCCCGCGGCACGGCGCCGAGAACTCCTGGGGAGCCGGTACCCCGACTTGGTTTAG
- a CDS encoding ExbD/TolR family protein: protein MSAWHVRKEGSPDVLALPTAGEVLTGLRDGNFLPTDEVRGPTDMVWHAIEVHPTFAEAAQDIDPPPSEEADDTHLDMNPLIDVCLVLLIFFILTITYASLERALDVPPDSAEDKGIPQISKEELKDRVFKVIVKMDGERPVIKIEGKEVSQEQIFTEMQNVINATGRKEILLDIDKSVPWGVETAILDAAKGNKVHNIINNQRSR from the coding sequence ATGAGCGCGTGGCACGTGCGCAAGGAAGGTTCACCGGACGTACTCGCTCTCCCGACCGCGGGAGAAGTCCTTACCGGGCTGCGGGACGGGAACTTCCTCCCCACCGACGAGGTGCGGGGTCCGACCGACATGGTGTGGCACGCGATCGAGGTTCACCCCACCTTCGCGGAGGCGGCCCAAGACATCGACCCTCCTCCGTCGGAGGAGGCCGACGACACGCACCTCGACATGAACCCGCTCATCGACGTGTGCCTCGTGCTGCTCATCTTCTTCATCCTCACGATTACCTATGCCTCACTCGAGCGCGCGCTCGACGTGCCGCCGGACTCGGCCGAGGACAAGGGCATCCCGCAAATCTCCAAAGAAGAGTTGAAGGACCGCGTGTTCAAGGTGATCGTGAAGATGGACGGTGAGCGCCCGGTCATCAAGATCGAGGGCAAGGAGGTGAGTCAGGAGCAGATATTCACCGAGATGCAGAACGTCATCAACGCGACCGGGCGGAAGGAGATCCTCCTCGACATCGATAAGAGCGTCCCCTGGGGCGTCGAGACCGCGATCCTCGACGCCGCGAAGGGCAACAAGGTCCACAACATCATCAACAATCAACGCAGCCGGTAA
- a CDS encoding ExbD/TolR family protein: MAAIPKAFDVWFVAANTVYKAVPYNIVADWTQQGRLSRSDKVRPAGTTTAWVAVGDNELLADYLARPSAAITAPAALPVPESEDAAPAEALPAEAAPVELPDPEPGARVRRPEDDDEVDMIPLIDISMVLLVFFIMIQASGALAPVDVPEMKYAGQLTNDPDAITITIEKLNTEDVYYSVRVGNVAPKPSQDMLQRPEDALKALNEALVGTTRPPEVRIACRKDLPRERVYELRRELEPLRKKGIINSTVATVVEAPEK; encoded by the coding sequence ATGGCCGCGATTCCGAAGGCGTTCGACGTGTGGTTCGTCGCCGCGAACACGGTCTACAAGGCCGTCCCGTACAACATCGTCGCCGACTGGACGCAGCAGGGCCGGCTCTCCCGCTCCGACAAGGTGCGGCCGGCCGGCACGACGACGGCGTGGGTCGCGGTCGGCGATAACGAACTGCTCGCCGACTACCTCGCGCGCCCGTCGGCCGCGATCACCGCGCCCGCGGCTCTCCCCGTGCCCGAATCTGAAGATGCCGCGCCTGCGGAGGCGCTGCCCGCGGAAGCCGCGCCGGTCGAACTGCCCGACCCGGAACCGGGGGCGCGCGTCCGCCGGCCGGAAGACGATGACGAAGTGGACATGATCCCGCTCATCGACATCAGCATGGTGCTGCTCGTCTTCTTCATCATGATCCAGGCGTCCGGCGCGCTCGCGCCCGTGGACGTGCCGGAGATGAAGTACGCGGGCCAGCTCACCAACGACCCGGACGCGATCACGATCACCATCGAGAAGCTCAACACCGAGGACGTGTACTACTCGGTGCGCGTCGGCAACGTGGCGCCCAAGCCGAGCCAGGACATGCTGCAGCGGCCGGAGGACGCGCTCAAGGCGCTCAACGAGGCGCTCGTCGGCACCACGCGGCCCCCCGAGGTGCGCATCGCGTGCCGCAAGGATTTACCGCGCGAGCGCGTCTACGAGTTGCGGCGCGAGCTCGAGCCGCTGCGCAAAAAGGGCATCATCAACTCCACCGTCGCGACCGTCGTTGAGGCACCCGAAAAATGA
- a CDS encoding MotA/TolQ/ExbB proton channel family protein, which translates to MNAVYDFFIKEWYFSIPLVIMSLIAAALVIWRLLLNNTANTDMDDFLPLFQQTLRKGGIKAAVALCKEEKGLIPNRLFIAGLEAADQGAAAMRRSMANENELEIVPRLHFLLAPILAIAKIATMVGLFFTVISMINTFNAIGEGASSGKAKEIGGHASKIGLALFATALGLFTAIPLVFSHVLFKEWIAKFEIRVKASSQKLITLVTNYKKDPKLLDQKEKEPEDADDDDEEDRARRAKRRARAD; encoded by the coding sequence ATGAACGCGGTTTACGATTTCTTCATCAAAGAGTGGTACTTCTCGATCCCGCTCGTGATTATGTCGCTGATCGCGGCGGCGCTGGTCATCTGGCGCCTGTTGCTGAACAACACCGCGAACACGGACATGGACGACTTCCTCCCGCTGTTCCAGCAGACGCTCCGGAAGGGCGGGATCAAGGCCGCGGTAGCTCTTTGCAAAGAAGAGAAGGGATTGATCCCGAACCGGCTCTTCATCGCGGGCCTGGAAGCGGCCGACCAGGGGGCCGCGGCGATGCGCCGGAGCATGGCGAACGAGAACGAACTGGAAATCGTCCCTCGACTCCACTTCCTCCTGGCGCCGATTCTCGCGATCGCGAAGATCGCGACGATGGTGGGGCTGTTCTTCACCGTCATCTCGATGATTAACACGTTCAACGCGATCGGCGAGGGCGCGTCGAGCGGGAAGGCGAAGGAGATCGGCGGCCACGCCTCCAAGATCGGGCTGGCCCTGTTCGCCACCGCGCTCGGGCTGTTCACCGCGATCCCGCTCGTGTTCAGCCACGTGCTGTTCAAGGAGTGGATCGCGAAGTTCGAGATCCGGGTGAAGGCGTCGTCGCAAAAACTCATCACGCTCGTGACCAACTACAAGAAGGACCCGAAGCTCCTCGATCAGAAGGAAAAGGAGCCCGAAGACGCCGATGATGACGATGAAGAGGACCGCGCGCGCCGGGCCAAGCGGAGAGCGCGAGCGGATTAA
- a CDS encoding elongation factor G has protein sequence MAVKHVVENVRDIALVGHRAAGKSSLADALLFDAHAVDRLGSVDDGTSVADSDDEEHKHHFSIDTHVLHADHDGKHLNILDAPGSPDFIGAALEALAAVETAVIVVSAVNGVEMNTRKMFQEATALGLSRAIVINKLDADNIDLPGLVEGIQSAFGKNCVLFNIPDRTGPGMREIHCLLDPRQILPPSVPVDAAAARSQLIEAVVESDEALLEKYLSEGKVTLAELEADITRAMDTGTLIPIFCASAKKDKGVKELLDALSRYGLSPTFSRKRLEGLQIGSNGSTHQLEPTELEDFVAQVFKVVNDKFVGHLSFVRVLAGKLQHNHNVVNLRSGQTLRVGHLLEAQGKATTQVHEAGPGDIVAIAKVEGLEIGDTIAYTNHAPKLPLPHFPTPMFGLAIEPKTRGDEQKISVGLHKLAAEDPTVKVKQDAQTHELVISGVSQLHLDIIRERLKARFGVEVNTKEPKIPYRETINGEAPGDHKHKKQTGGRGQFAEVHIRMYPLSREIKDQAQCESEFANKSRFEKLRSVHYDPAFNFAFIDHIVGGTIPNNFLPAIEKGCKEMLERGVLAGYRIQDCAVEVHFGKYHDVDSSEAAFKTAARHAFKKAFMTARPSLLEPIVKLEITVPSKYTGAVLGDLPTKRAHVENQDSLPGDMTVIYARAPLAEVAKYAAQLGGMTQGQGSYAMELSHYDMVPANVQQQIVSKAQLKDAEED, from the coding sequence ATGGCCGTAAAACATGTGGTGGAAAACGTAAGGGACATTGCACTCGTCGGGCACCGAGCCGCGGGCAAGTCCAGCCTGGCCGATGCCCTCCTCTTCGACGCCCACGCGGTCGACCGACTCGGGAGCGTGGACGACGGGACGTCGGTCGCCGACTCCGACGACGAGGAACACAAGCACCACTTCTCCATCGACACCCACGTCCTCCACGCCGACCACGACGGCAAGCACCTCAACATCCTGGACGCCCCCGGCTCCCCGGACTTCATCGGCGCCGCGCTCGAAGCGCTCGCGGCCGTCGAGACCGCGGTGATCGTCGTCTCCGCGGTCAACGGCGTGGAGATGAACACGCGGAAGATGTTCCAGGAGGCGACCGCGCTGGGCCTGTCGCGGGCGATCGTCATCAACAAGCTCGACGCCGACAACATCGACCTGCCCGGCCTGGTCGAGGGCATTCAATCGGCGTTCGGGAAGAACTGCGTGTTGTTCAACATCCCGGACCGGACCGGACCGGGGATGCGCGAGATCCACTGCCTGCTCGACCCGCGGCAGATCCTCCCGCCGTCCGTCCCGGTGGACGCCGCGGCCGCGCGGAGCCAGCTCATCGAAGCGGTCGTCGAGTCCGACGAGGCGCTGCTCGAGAAGTACCTGAGCGAGGGCAAGGTCACACTGGCGGAACTGGAGGCCGACATCACCCGGGCGATGGACACGGGCACGCTGATCCCGATCTTCTGCGCGTCCGCGAAGAAGGACAAGGGCGTGAAGGAACTGCTCGACGCGCTCAGCCGCTACGGGCTGTCGCCGACGTTCTCCCGCAAGCGCCTCGAGGGGCTGCAGATCGGGTCGAACGGGTCCACGCACCAGCTCGAGCCGACCGAGTTGGAGGATTTCGTCGCCCAAGTGTTCAAGGTGGTCAACGACAAGTTCGTGGGGCACCTGAGCTTCGTCCGCGTGCTCGCGGGTAAGCTCCAGCACAACCACAACGTCGTGAACCTGCGCAGCGGGCAAACGCTCCGCGTCGGGCACCTGCTCGAGGCCCAGGGCAAAGCGACCACGCAGGTCCACGAGGCGGGGCCGGGCGACATCGTCGCGATCGCGAAGGTCGAGGGGCTCGAGATCGGCGACACGATCGCGTACACGAACCACGCGCCGAAGCTCCCGCTCCCGCACTTCCCCACGCCGATGTTCGGGCTCGCGATCGAGCCCAAGACGCGCGGCGACGAGCAGAAGATTTCCGTCGGGCTGCACAAACTCGCGGCCGAGGATCCGACCGTGAAGGTGAAGCAGGACGCCCAGACGCACGAGCTCGTCATCAGCGGCGTGAGCCAACTGCACCTGGACATCATCCGCGAGCGCCTCAAGGCCCGGTTCGGCGTCGAGGTGAACACGAAGGAGCCGAAGATCCCGTACCGCGAGACGATCAACGGCGAGGCCCCGGGCGACCACAAGCACAAGAAGCAGACCGGCGGGCGCGGGCAGTTCGCCGAGGTCCACATCCGCATGTACCCGCTGTCGCGCGAGATCAAGGACCAGGCCCAGTGCGAGTCCGAGTTCGCGAACAAGAGCCGCTTCGAGAAGCTCCGGAGCGTCCACTACGACCCGGCGTTCAACTTCGCGTTCATCGACCACATCGTCGGCGGCACGATCCCGAACAACTTCCTCCCCGCGATCGAGAAGGGGTGCAAGGAGATGCTGGAGCGCGGCGTTCTGGCCGGGTACCGCATCCAGGACTGCGCCGTGGAGGTCCACTTCGGCAAGTACCACGACGTGGACTCGTCCGAGGCCGCGTTCAAAACGGCCGCGCGGCACGCCTTCAAAAAAGCCTTCATGACGGCCCGGCCGTCGCTGCTCGAGCCGATCGTGAAGCTGGAAATCACCGTGCCCAGCAAGTACACCGGTGCGGTTCTCGGTGACCTCCCGACGAAGCGGGCACACGTCGAGAACCAGGACAGTTTGCCCGGCGACATGACCGTGATTTACGCGCGGGCGCCGCTCGCCGAGGTCGCCAAGTACGCGGCGCAACTGGGCGGCATGACGCAGGGGCAAGGTTCCTACGCGATGGAGTTGAGCCACTACGACATGGTGCCCGCGAACGTGCAGCAACAAATCGTGAGCAAAGCGCAGCTCAAGGACGCCGAGGAGGATTAG
- the hisA gene encoding 1-(5-phosphoribosyl)-5-[(5-phosphoribosylamino)methylideneamino]imidazole-4-carboxamide isomerase, with protein sequence MFIYPAIDLLNGRAVRLKQGDYSQKTEFSDDPAAVARRWVELGADRIHVVDLDGAKAGKPVNGAVIRAIVEAAGVPVQLGGGLRTDADLETVFGWGVRWAVLGTRALQAPDWTRAVATRYPDHIVLGVDAKNGFVATEGWLEVSQVKAIDLAKQVSDAPLAAVVYTDIAKDGMMSGPNFAGLAEMKAAVPLPVIASGGVCTLDHVRRLIDEGIPGCIIGRALYEGSLDLAAALALTRPPQ encoded by the coding sequence ATGTTCATCTACCCGGCAATTGATCTCCTTAATGGCCGCGCCGTGCGGCTGAAGCAGGGCGATTACTCGCAAAAAACCGAATTCTCGGACGACCCGGCCGCGGTCGCGCGCCGGTGGGTCGAACTCGGCGCCGACCGCATCCACGTTGTCGACCTTGATGGCGCGAAGGCCGGCAAGCCCGTCAACGGCGCCGTCATTCGTGCGATCGTCGAGGCCGCGGGCGTTCCGGTGCAACTCGGTGGCGGCTTGCGCACCGACGCGGACCTCGAAACCGTCTTCGGGTGGGGCGTGCGGTGGGCGGTGCTCGGCACCCGGGCGCTCCAGGCGCCGGACTGGACCCGCGCGGTTGCCACGCGCTACCCGGACCACATCGTTCTGGGCGTGGACGCGAAGAACGGGTTCGTCGCGACCGAGGGGTGGCTCGAAGTTTCCCAGGTCAAAGCCATCGACCTCGCGAAGCAGGTCAGTGACGCGCCGCTCGCCGCGGTCGTTTACACGGACATCGCGAAGGACGGGATGATGAGCGGCCCGAACTTCGCCGGGCTCGCCGAGATGAAGGCCGCGGTCCCGCTCCCCGTCATCGCCAGTGGAGGTGTTTGTACTCTCGATCACGTGCGCCGACTGATTGATGAAGGGATTCCGGGCTGCATTATCGGCCGCGCACTTTACGAAGGGAGTCTGGACCTCGCAGCCGCTCTCGCACTGACGCGGCCACCTCAGTAG
- a CDS encoding prenyltransferase/squalene oxidase repeat-containing protein, with the protein MHAAAAAIALAVLATPAPEQGTNDAVRNGLKWLAAQQKDDGTWEGLNGVSPTTITTMAGLALLMEGSTPKHGAYAPHVRKTVAWLEANTSDKGLLASNSPNEMYQYIQSHAHALQFLACAYDADDDTDRRKRLVNVLDKATAFLTERQHASGGWGIVATSENGGYSDSQSTALALQALLAARKVGISVPKTVTDKGFQYLARATNKEGGIVYSIANGMLPAGNDGQPMFSAMAAAGVLMQDGGRPESLTKWVQNANSTNATQQLRFLRDGGVYAMLQQYQFARVAFALGENGHRKIDADTGAQNLLRWSTTRPKLFKELKNMQAKDGSWADANFGPNYCTAVALVILQLDNDYLPALAR; encoded by the coding sequence ATGCACGCCGCAGCCGCCGCCATTGCTCTCGCGGTCCTGGCGACACCCGCGCCCGAGCAGGGCACAAACGATGCCGTCCGAAACGGGCTGAAGTGGCTCGCCGCGCAACAGAAAGATGACGGCACCTGGGAGGGGCTCAACGGCGTCTCCCCCACCACGATTACCACGATGGCCGGGCTCGCGCTCCTGATGGAGGGCAGCACGCCGAAGCACGGCGCCTACGCGCCGCACGTCCGCAAGACGGTCGCCTGGCTGGAGGCGAACACGAGTGACAAGGGGTTGCTCGCCAGCAACTCCCCGAACGAGATGTACCAGTACATCCAGAGCCACGCCCACGCGCTGCAGTTCCTCGCCTGCGCCTACGACGCGGACGACGACACCGACCGCCGCAAACGGCTCGTGAACGTGCTCGACAAAGCGACCGCGTTCCTCACCGAGCGCCAGCACGCGAGCGGCGGGTGGGGGATCGTCGCCACGAGCGAGAACGGCGGGTACAGCGACAGCCAGTCCACCGCGCTCGCGCTCCAGGCGCTTCTCGCCGCCCGAAAGGTCGGCATCAGCGTGCCGAAAACCGTGACCGACAAGGGGTTCCAGTACCTCGCCCGGGCGACCAACAAAGAGGGCGGGATCGTTTACAGCATCGCGAACGGAATGCTCCCGGCGGGTAACGACGGGCAACCGATGTTCAGCGCGATGGCCGCGGCCGGGGTGCTCATGCAGGACGGGGGCCGGCCCGAGTCCCTGACGAAGTGGGTGCAGAACGCGAACAGCACGAACGCCACACAACAACTCCGCTTCCTCCGCGACGGCGGGGTGTACGCGATGTTACAGCAGTACCAGTTCGCGCGGGTCGCGTTCGCACTGGGCGAGAACGGGCACCGCAAGATCGACGCCGATACGGGCGCCCAAAATCTTCTGCGCTGGTCGACGACCCGCCCCAAACTGTTCAAGGAACTCAAGAACATGCAGGCCAAGGACGGGAGCTGGGCCGACGCCAACTTCGGCCCCAACTATTGCACCGCCGTCGCGCTCGTGATCCTGCAACTCGACAACGACTACCTCCCCGCGCTCGCGCGCTGA